A DNA window from Fundidesulfovibrio soli contains the following coding sequences:
- a CDS encoding WYL domain-containing protein, with product MFDIMQQMGFPIYDEQIPLQKVKRWRLEEGYAQRLPNVSVPSPHLTLREMIGLYLAGGDPGPFRGSGIEDSLATAFSKFEAFLPKGIMPKLDRFRSLFLFSEGFEKSLEGKEQIVESLTRAMLAERTCQVTYDSFSAECRKTFLIDPLHFFERRGGLYLFVNVPAYGDIRLLAVERIHSLEETRDSFQYPEGFDPKRKLGEAFDLIFDDPVTARIRISADQVKYVMERRYFQDKNIRRLDDGGIELTLTTSGRMDLKRWILSLGGGAELLEPEDLRKELAETCKELARTYLANER from the coding sequence ATGTTCGACATCATGCAGCAGATGGGCTTCCCCATCTATGACGAGCAGATACCATTGCAGAAGGTGAAACGCTGGCGACTGGAGGAGGGCTACGCACAGCGGTTGCCCAACGTGAGCGTCCCCTCGCCGCACCTCACCCTTCGCGAGATGATTGGGCTCTACCTCGCGGGGGGCGACCCGGGACCTTTCCGGGGGTCCGGCATCGAGGATTCCCTGGCCACGGCCTTCTCCAAATTCGAGGCCTTCCTGCCTAAAGGCATCATGCCCAAACTGGACAGATTCCGTTCCCTGTTCCTGTTCAGCGAGGGATTCGAGAAAAGCCTTGAGGGCAAAGAGCAGATCGTGGAGAGCCTGACCAGGGCCATGCTCGCGGAGCGCACCTGCCAGGTGACCTACGACTCTTTCTCCGCTGAATGCCGCAAGACATTCCTCATCGACCCGTTGCACTTCTTCGAGAGACGGGGCGGGCTATACCTTTTCGTGAACGTGCCCGCCTACGGCGACATCCGGTTGCTGGCCGTGGAGCGCATCCATAGCCTTGAGGAGACCAGAGACTCGTTCCAGTATCCGGAAGGGTTCGACCCGAAGCGGAAACTTGGGGAAGCCTTCGACCTGATCTTCGACGACCCTGTGACCGCGAGGATCCGAATCTCCGCCGACCAAGTGAAATACGTGATGGAACGCCGTTACTTTCAAGACAAGAACATCAGGCGGCTAGATGATGGCGGGATCGAGCTGACCCTGACAACCTCGGGTCGGATGGATCTGAAGCGATGGATACTCTCCCTGGGAGGAGGCGCGGAACTTTTGGAGCCCGAAGATCTGCGGAAGGAGTTGGCCGAAACCTGCAAGGAACTCGCGAGGACGTACCTGGCGAACGAGCGTTGA
- a CDS encoding toprim domain-containing protein — protein sequence MKIDTDNARRFIVALGSEIYPGSMPINVIRSACPLAKWKHKGGKDRSYSFSIKISDKRAPRFRCSKCGAYGTLPKLLHMMNWLESDPHTEASMILSKFPAFEDGAGEAFATAGRRILVTSQKPPASIAQGRAKEQEVHEDVLASYPLLDERCEFSACDEVIAWLAGACGVNTQSIADFQLRLYQDNEGSGVVFPVIDPSSFRVSDLWVQRIERHPSAEFRLSQKSQHQAFAQAAPRLWFGNHLCAPGRPLILVEGALDALRLRTLFPNINVLASLGPPSDEQLDSIHARLVLLGFGANDVGRGYALRAGRRCQTDKLAWLNWGVVGVKYPRELSGPEQFKKVYDARKTWVQANSETG from the coding sequence ATGAAGATAGACACGGACAATGCAAGGCGATTTATTGTCGCTCTAGGGTCTGAAATTTACCCTGGCAGCATGCCCATCAATGTAATTCGCTCGGCTTGCCCTCTCGCAAAATGGAAGCACAAAGGTGGGAAGGACAGGAGTTATTCATTTTCAATCAAAATCTCTGACAAGCGCGCCCCCAGATTCCGGTGCAGCAAATGCGGCGCATATGGCACGCTCCCGAAACTCCTACACATGATGAACTGGCTCGAATCTGATCCCCACACCGAGGCGAGCATGATTCTGAGCAAATTCCCCGCGTTTGAGGATGGTGCAGGGGAGGCGTTTGCCACAGCCGGGCGTAGGATTCTCGTTACCAGCCAGAAACCGCCCGCCAGCATAGCCCAAGGTAGAGCAAAAGAGCAGGAAGTGCATGAGGACGTGCTGGCCAGCTATCCCCTGCTCGACGAGAGGTGCGAATTCAGTGCTTGCGACGAGGTGATCGCGTGGCTGGCCGGCGCATGCGGGGTAAACACGCAATCGATTGCAGATTTCCAACTCCGACTCTACCAGGACAATGAAGGGAGCGGGGTGGTCTTCCCTGTCATTGATCCATCCTCATTCCGCGTCTCCGATCTTTGGGTGCAGCGTATCGAACGGCACCCCTCCGCCGAGTTCAGGTTGTCTCAAAAGTCTCAGCACCAGGCGTTTGCCCAAGCCGCACCCAGGCTGTGGTTCGGCAATCACCTATGTGCACCGGGGCGGCCTTTGATCCTGGTGGAGGGAGCCCTTGATGCGCTCCGCCTGCGCACGCTATTTCCGAACATCAACGTTCTGGCCTCGTTAGGCCCACCAAGCGACGAACAGTTGGACTCTATTCACGCCCGACTAGTATTGCTCGGCTTTGGCGCGAATGATGTGGGACGCGGGTATGCTCTAAGGGCGGGTCGGAGGTGCCAAACCGACAAACTGGCTTGGCTAAACTGGGGGGTGGTAGGCGTGAAATATCCCCGGGAGCTGTCAGGCCCTGAACAGTTCAAGAAGGTGTACGACGCACGGAAAACCTGGGTGCAGGCCAACTCGGAAACCGGTTAG